TTTATTTAAAGGATTAATTTAACTTAAAAATACATATTATTTTTGCTTTAAAAATTCAATTATTTATCTTATTTGGGAGTTAAAACGATATTTATTTAAACGTTAGTTTTAAGAGGTTATATCATTTTTAATTAAAAATATATTTTTTTAAATAATATTTATTTACTAGTATCTTGATTTATCTGGTTTACTAATGAGTCGATATCTAATTGATTATATGGTGGTGTTTGTTTTGTTTCTAGATAATCGTTCTTGATATTGTTTAACCATTTTTGCTCAATCTTTATAAGATTTTTTGCAATGTTGAACATGCCGCCTTTTTTATATAATTCTTTCATTTTGAGAATAATCTCGGAGGTTCTACTCGATTTAATATTTAATTCATTTGCTAAGTCTTTTTGGGTAAATCCATGCGTTTTTAACCAATCTTTAATGAAGGAGACGAGTTCTTTTTCTTCCTGTATAGATAATTTACTCATTCAATAAAAAGGAAATAACTTATTAAGCTTATTCTCTGCTCTTGCTCTTATTGAAGGAGTCATGTATTTGCTCCATATACTGAGTACTGCTGTGAGGGCTACAAAATCATCGCTAAAACCAACTAAAGGCATAAAGTCAGGGAAAAGATCAAATGGCATAATCAAATATGCTAGAGCAGCCATTAATGAAACTCTCACTTGTGCAGGTGTATAAGGATCTAAAGCCATCTCCAAAACTTCTAAGGCAGGCTTGGCAATTGTTCTTCCCGCTTTAATAAGAATCTTGATAATGATATTTTCATCAAATGTTGAACTTTCTAAAACTTCAGCATCATAGATTTTTTCTTGAGTTTTGTAATTCTCCTTCATCCTTATAAATAAATGAAATTTAGATATTCTTAATGGAATTTTTAGCTAATACTATCAACTAATCCATTCTGTATTCCTGCTTTTCTAAGTTTTCTTAAAGCACGTTGAACAACTTGTCGGCAATATTCCCTGCTACAACTCATATGTCTCGCAACTTCAGCTAAAGTTCTCCATTCATTTGAGCCGTCTAAACCAAATCTTAAGCTTACTATCTTTCTTTCTTTCTCAGTTAAATTTGCTTTATCTAATAACTTCCAAGCCGAAGCTGTCCTTTCGGCTAATTCGGCTAATTCCATTGGGGGAGTTTGATCACTTGGAAGAATATCAACTAACTCGGAAGGATCTGATTTTGATTTAACAGTACCTTGGAGACTAACAGTGATGCTTCTCAATTCACAAGAAAGGAGTTCTTCAATTTCCTCTTTGGTTATTTTCATTTCTTCAGCTAGCTCATCACTAGTAGGTGGAATACCCTTAAGTTGCATAAGCTTTGATTTTGCTGATCTTAGTTTTGTAAGCTTTTCATTAATGTTAACAGGGATCCTTATCGTTCTACTTTGAGTTGACAATGCTCTATTTAAACCTTGCCTAATCCACCAATAAGCATAGGTGGAAAATCTATGTCCTCTAGACGGATCATATTTTTCTACGGCCCTTGTAAGACCTAATGTACCCTCCTGAATTAAGTCTAGTAATTCTAATCCTTTCCCTTGGTATCTCTTGGCTAGGTTGACAACTAGTCTTAGGTTGGCTGTTATCATCTCGTTTTTAGCTTTTTCACCAATTTTTATCTTTTTTCTCTCAGCTTCGGAGTATTCACAAGCGGGGCCTTTCCCTCCTGCCTCTTGACATCTATTAACAAGTACTACCATTTCTTGGACTTTTCTGCCCATTGTGAGTTCTCTTTCGGGAGTCAAAAGTTGATGACGACCTATTTCACCAAGAAAATCGCTTAATGAACTCACGATTTACCTCATTGTTGATATATTTAACTTATAGTTAATTCAGTAATAAGCCATACATGTAATAATTAATTAATAATTAATTAATAATTATTAATTAGTTAATTAACATTATTTTTTAAAATTTCTAAGGTAAAAAATTTAAAATTATAAATTTTAATTATTTAATTTTTTCTTCTTGATTCTAGAACCGCAAGTACATCTCTCCACTCAACCCCTTTATGCATAAGGGCTACTTGCAGATGATAAATTAAATCAGCAGCTTCATTTGAGATTGAATTTTTATCTTTATCTTTGCAAGCCATTATAAATTCTGCAGATTCCTCTCCTATTTTTTTCAAAATAGTATTACTACCTTTTGTTAATAAATGATTTGTGTAACTTTTTTTTGATGGATTTATTGATCTTTCGTTAATTGTATTGAATAATTCAGAGCAAATATTTGAGAAGGGAGTTGTTTTTTTCTCTTTTTTATCACTTTGATTAATTTTGATTTCGTTGAAAAAACAACTTTTTTCCCCAGTGTGACATGCGCCTGAACCATTTTGTTCAATCAAAAGGATAAGTGCATCATTATCGCAGTCGAATCTTATCTCCTTAAGTATTTGGGTACTTCCACTTGTAGCTCCTTTTCTCCAAATTTCGGATCTTGATCTACTCCAATAATGAACGTTTTTGGTTTCAAGTGTAATTGTCAAAGATTCTTTGTTCATCCAAGCAAGCATAAGAATTGATCCGTCAAGCCAATCTTGTGCTATTGCAGGGATTAATCCATAATTATCAAAGCGTAGATCCTCTATCGAAAAATTAGTTGAATAAGTCATTATGTTCGTTATGTTAAATCCTCCTCAATGTGTTTTATTAAAAATTATCCTAACAGTTAATTGATGTATATTCATTCTCTGAAATTTTCATGCAGCAAAAGTTATGAGGATTTTCCCTGTTCACATAGGCAATGGCGCCATGAAGGCCACTGCAGATTTGTGCATGGATATTCAAGATCATTCACCTTTTGGTTCACTGCAAAAAAATTAGACCTAAATGGTTTTGTTGTCGATTTTTCAAGTCTAAAGCCCCTAGAAAATAGACTAAAGGAGCAATTTGACCATACTTTTCTAATAAATAAAGATGACCCTTTGCTGAATTACTGGGAAAAATTACATGACTTAGATGCTTTAGATCTGAGAATTATGGATAATGTGGGAATGGAGTTCACCTCTGAATTAATTTGGAGATGGGCTAATGAATACTTGCAGGATAAGGATAAGGGCAGAACATGTTGTTGGAAAACAGAATCAAAAGAAAATAAATCGAATAAAGCAAGTTATGAGGAAATTCCTGATTGGTTCAAATCTTAGATTAAAGTTGTTAATTTTAAAGTCATATAGGATTCTTTAATTAGATATTTAATCAACATTTATCTTCCCATTAATCAGATAAATATTAATCTCGTCTTTATTAAGGTAATGATTATTCAATATATTATTTGAAATTTTTGTCTCAATTTGTTTTTGAATAATTCTTTTTAAAGGCCTTGCACCATAGGTATGATCGAAACTATTTTCGACAAGTTGGTTAATTGCTTCATCCGTAATTTTGAATTTTAAGTTTTTTTTGTTAAGTCTTTTTTCTAAATGTTGAAGCTGGATTTTTGCAATTTCTTTTATGTCATTTAATTCTAAATTATTAAAAATAACTATTTCATCAAGTCGATTTAAAAACTCAGGCTTGAAAAATTTTTTTATTTCATTATCTACAACTTTTTTAATTTCATTTGTATCTTCTTTTCTAACTGATAAATCATTTATTGATTGACTTCCTAAATTACTTGTGAGAACAATGATTGAATTTTTGAAATTGATTGTACGACCTTGACCATCAGTAATGATTCCATCATCAAGAACCTGTAAGAGAATATCTAAAATATCTTTGTGAGCTTTCTCTATTTCATCTAGGAGTATTAATGAATAAGGATTTTTGCGTACAGCTTCAGTTAGTTGACCGCCTGATTCGAAACCTAAATATCCAGGAGGCGCCCCTATAATTTTGCTCACTGAATGCTTTTCCATATATTCAGACATATCCAGTCTTGTAATTGAAGAATTTGAATCGAATATAATTTTTGCTGTCACTTTACTCAGCTCTGTTTTCCCAACACCAGTTGGACCTAAAAAGAGGAAACTAGCTAATGGCTTGTTTGGATCATTTAAACCAGTCCTTGATCTCTTAATAGAATCTGCCACAGCTCTAATTGCGCTATCTTGACCAATGATTTTTTCTTTAAGGATCGACTCTAGGCTTAAAAGCTTATCTTTTTCTGACTGGTTTAAGTTTTGAACTGGAATTGAGGTCCACTTTGAGACAACTTCTGCAATATCATCAAAAGTCACCTCTTGCCTTAAAAGACTTGTCTCTCCATTTTTTTGAGAATTTACAAGGGATTTACTTTTTTCTTTCAAATTTTTCTGTAATGAATTTAAAGTCCCAAATTCCAATTCTGCTGCTTTATTGAGATCAAAACTCCTTTTGGCTTGATCTATTTGTAATTGGATGGATTCAATTTCTTCTTTTATGGTGCTAATCTCATTAATTTCATCTTTTTCTTTTTTCCATTGAGCTCCTAATTCTTCCTGTCTATCTTTAAGTGAAATAAGTTCATTATTGATTTTTTTTAATCTCTCTATAGAAAAATCATCTGTTTCTCTTTTTAAAGATAATTTTTCCATCTCAAGCTGAAGAACTTTTCGATCAATTTCATCAATTTCTTCAGGTTTTGAAGTTATGACCATATTTAATCTTGAGGCTGCTTCATCGATTAAATCTATTGCTTTGTCAGGAAGAAATCTATCGTTAATATATCTTTCGCTAAGGGTTGCAGCTGCAACCAAAGCATTATCACTAATTCTCACACTATGATGAACTTCATATCTTTCTCTCAATCCTCTTAATATTGATACAGTATCATCTATTGAAGGAGCCTCAATTTTTATTTTCTGAAATCTTCTTTCTAGAGCAGGATCTTTTTCTATATTTTGTTTATGTTCATTAATCGTTGTAGCACCAATACATCTAAGTTCTCCTCTCGCAAGCATTGGTTTTAATAGGTTGCTTGCATCTAAAGAACCTCCGCTTGCACCAGCTCCAACAACTGTATGAATTTCATCAATAAAAAGAATGATCTTACCATCCGATTCTTTCACTTTCTTTAGGACATTTTTTATTCTTTCTTCAAATTCTCCACGATATTTTGCCCCAGCTAAAAGTGAACCCATATCTAATGAAATTAATTGCCTATCTTTTAACGCAGAAGGTACATCTCCATTAATAATTCTTTGAGCCAACCCTTCTACAATGGCCGTTTTACCAACCCCAGGTTCTCCAATAAGAACCGGATTATTTTTTGTTCTTCTACTCAATATTTGAATTGTCCTTCTAATTTCTTCATCCCTACCAATAACTGGGTCTAAGACACCATCCCTTGCTGAATGGGTTAGATCAATACCATATTTATCTAAAGACTCATTAGAAGTATTAAGGTCATTTTTTACTGCTGGATCTGACTTCATTTTCTTTATAGTTTCAAGAAATTCTGGAATACCTTTTTTATTAAAAATTTGAAATCCATATTTACCATCATAAGTGAAACCGTAAACTAAATGTTCTGTTGATATCACTACATCATTTAAAGTATTTTTAATATCATTCGATTTCAAAAATATTTTGTAAGAGTATCACAAATATATAAATTATCTCGTTAATCTTTCATTCTTGCCTTCGATTCAGTGAAGACATTATTTCGTTCTAAATCTTTTTAATATTTACATTATTTTTTTAGATTTTTTTGTAAGGCTGTCTTCTTTTATAAGAGCCAATAATAAATTATCAGAGTCTACGTTCTGTTGATGATTTTTATAAGAAATTTCTTTGGCCAAAATAAAACAGTTCCAAGCAGAATTTTCAAATTCGCTTGGAACTATTTTCATCAATCAAAATTTGGGTATGAACGAAATAAATATTAAGTCAAAAAGGGAGTTTAACTATTTAGAAGATTTATTCAACAATAACTTTTCCTACCATTCCAGCGCCTCTGTGTGGCTCGCAATAATAATCATAAGTTCCAGCAGTATCAAATGTTTCTTCCCAAGACTCTCCTGGAGCAAAAGCTAGGTCCGCATGACTTAATTCCTCATGCCCATCAAAAACAGCATTGTGAGGGGCAAGTTTATTATTGACGAATTTAACTGTATCACCAGCACTAATGGTTACTGTACTTGGTTCAAATGCAAGCATTCCAGCATCTGTTCCAAGTTTTACTTCAACAGTCTTAGCTGAAACTGATGAAATACCTATACCTAGAGTTAAAACTATTGCAAATAACCCTGCAAAGATTGAACGTAACATAATAAAAATTTGCTTATATATATATATTACAAGGCTTTGGGAACCTAACTGCGAGAATTTTAATTGTTATTACAGCTTGGTAACTTTGATAACCTTAAAATATCATTCAGTGACTTGGCATAACTTTTAAGTTTAAAAGTCTCAGGATTAGTGATGGGTACATGATTAAAGTCATACTTTTTGATACTGAAGCTATCCCAAGGAGTAGTTTGGATGGGGAGAATTCTTAATAATATTTTTAGAATTTTTTTTGTAAGCGGTATCGCAAAGAATCTCCTCATATTATGTTTCTTTAAAAGTGTAATTATGGCATCATCAATTGAAATGAATTTTTGACCTAGCACAAATTTTCTAAAGCCTTTGTATTGCTCTTTTTTATGATTTTTAATTAGAAACCCGCAAATCTGGGCGATATCATTTGCATGTATAAAGTGAAATTTAGAATCGAGTTTTAAAAATCTTGCTAACCAAAGCCATTTCCCAATTTCTTTCAATCCACTAGTTAAATAACTCACAGGATATTTACTTTTTTTTCCAAGATTCCCTCCAAACACCAAGGTAGGAAAAACAGCGAATGTTTTTTCTGCAAATGAGCTTTCTCTAAGTCTGTAGAAACATTCATATTTTGTTTGAATGTATTCTGTTCCATAAATCAATGATTCCCTCATTAATTTTGTTTGGGTATCAAGAATACTAGCTGTTGAAAAATAAATAATCTTTTCTAACTTTTCAATATCAAGCATTTCTAGTAATTCTTCAAAAGCTTTAATATTTACTTCATAGGCTCTTTTGGGATCTCCCCAAGCTGTAGCAGTATGTATTAGGTAATTAATTTGACTAATTTCGTTTTTATACCTATTTGATTCCCTGATATCGCACACCATTAACTTAACTTTTTTATTTTCTTGAACAGAAATTGGTAACTTACTTTTGTCTCTTACCATCAGATAAAGCCTGAATTTTGTGTTTTTCAAAAACCAATCAACTAAATATTGGCCAACACATCCATTAGCGCCTGTTATTAATAAGTTTTTATATCCCAAGACTTTGACTAGTAAGTGAGTTTTTTTCCATGTTCAAAAAATGTTTGAGCATTGTCTTCTGGAGTCCCAGGTAAAATCCCATGACCCAAATTAAGAATATATTTCCTGTCTTTAATTTTATTGAAAGTATTATCTATCCTTTCTTTTATTGATTCTTTGTTGCCGAATAAAATGCCAGGGTCAACATTACCTTGAATTCCTATCCCACTAGGGATTCTTTTGCAAGCCTCTTCAATATCTACTGTCCAGTCTAATGAGATTATATCTACACCAGTTTTTGCCATTCTTTCTATGACACCAGCACTTCCTGAAATGTAAAGAATTATTGGTGTTTCAGGGTAGTCTGCTTTTACAATTTCAACAACTTTTTTTTGATACGGCCCAGCAAAGATATCGTAATCTTTTGGGCTTAGTTGGCCTGCCCATGAATCAAAAATTTGTACTACTTGCGCTCCAGATTTTATTTGGTATTTAAGATATTCACCAATAGATTTTGCAAAATGATCAAGAAGTTTATGAAGTAAATCTGGTTCATTAAAAGCCATTGATTTTATTAAAGAATAATTTTTACTGCTTTTACCTTCAACTACATATGCAGCAAGAGTCCAAGGTGCGCCAACGAAACCTAAAACTGTTGCCTCATTATTTACATCTTTTTTTAGTGAAGAAAGAACTTGCCCAACAAAACTTAAACTCTCACTTGGATTTAATTCTTTTAAATTTTCTATCTGGTTAAGAGTTCTTATTGGGTCCTCAATAATTGGACCTTTACTTTCTATTATTTCAAAATTTATGCCCATCCCTGGAAGAGGTGTGAGAATATCTGAAAAAAGGATCACACCATCCGGTTTGAAAGCATGAAAGGGCTGCATTGAAATCTCATATGATAGTTCTGGATTCTCAGACCTCTCTCTAAAGCTTGGGTAACGCTCCCTTAAATCTCTATAAATTTTCATATATCTTCCTGCTTGCCTCATCATCCATACTGGAGGCCTATTTACTTTTTTACCTAATGCGGCAGAAAGTAGTAGCGGTAAGTTTTGACCCATTTTTCAATTCGATATTTTTAAAAAAAATTAAAATCCAACTTAAAAATCTTACAATGTAAAGCAGAGCAAAAGCGTTATATGAACATTTATATGAAGAACTTAGTTAAATGAGCCTTCTTATTTTTTTGATTGATGTTTGAAGATACTAACGCTTAATGGAGGCAAAGCTAGTTCTAGAGCATTTTGATAATCATGAATATTGTAATTTATAGTTTCTTTACCACCCATATTTCCTTTGTTACTGCCCCCGTATCTAGAGCCATCTGAATTAAATATTTCTTTATAGTATCCTTCCAAAGGAACACCTACTTTGTAGGATTCATGAGTATTAGGTGTAAAGTTAGCAATAACAACAAGCCACTCATTGGTATCGTTTTCTCTTCTCATGAAACTTATAACCGAATTAGATTTGTCATTACAATCAATCCATTGAAATCCATAAGGATCAAAGTCATTTTTCCATAATGCAGGTTCATTTTTATAAAGTGCGTTTAGGTCATCAACCAAGTTTCTGATACCTTTATGAGGCTCAAATTCTAGTAACTCCCATTGCAGATCATCCCAAACATTCCATTCTTGTCTTTGCCCAAATTCCATTCCCATAAATATCGTTTTTTTACCAGGGTGGGTCCACATATAAGTTAGTAAAGCTCGAGTATTTGCATATTTCTTCCAGTCATCGCCAGGCATTTTATGCAAAAGATGACTTTTCCCATGGACAACCTCATCATGACTAAGTGCAAGCATAAAGTTCTCTGTATAGTTATATGTTATTGAGAAAGTCACACTATTTTGATGAAATTGCCTAAACCAAGGATCTATTTCAAAATAATCGAGCATATCGTGCATCCATCCCATATTCCATTTCAAGTTAAACCCTAATCCTCCCATGTCAGTTGGTTTGGTTACCATTGGCCAAGTTGTTGATTCTTCAGCGATAGAAAGTGCTCCTGGGAAATGTTGGAAGAGTACATGATTAGCCTGTTGAAGAAATTTAACGGCTTCTATATTTTCATTACCACCATTTTCATTGGGTATCCATTCTCCATCTGGACGAAGATAATCTCTGTAAAGCATTGAAGCTACAGCATCTACTCTTATGCCATCAATATGAAACTCTTCAAACCAATAAACGAGGTTGGCTACTAAGAAATTTCTTACTTCGTTTCTACTGTAATTAAATATTAGGGTTCCCCATTCTTTGTGTTCACCTATGCGTGAATCTCCATGTTCATAAAGATGACAACCATCAAAAAATGCTAAACCATGCTTATCTTTTGGGAAATGACCAGGCACCCAATCAAGAATTACGCCTAAGCCCTCTTCATGACATTTATTAACAAATTCTCTAAATTCATTTGGGGTACCAAATCTACTCGTTGGTGCATACCAGCCTGTAACTTGGTATCCCCATGAACCATCGAAAGGATGTTCAGATATTGGCATTAGTTCAATATGAGTAAATCCTCTCTCTTTTACGTAAGGGATGAGTTTCTCGGTTAATTCTGGATAAGTTAATAATCTTGTTCCAGGTTTTAAATCGGCAGCAGGCACTGGGGCTCTTGGTTTACCATTGTCCTCAAGATATTTATTATCTGTTGATTCATGGAGCCAACTTCCTAAATGCATTTCATAAACTGAAATTGGCTTGTTAATTTGACTAGAAGAATCTCTATTTGAAATCCAAGAACTATCATTCCAATTAAAGTTTTTCAATTTTGAAACTATTGAACCATTCTGAGGTCTGATTTCATGAAGGAAACCATATGGATCAGCTTTCTCATAAATATGACCTTGTTGTGTTCTTATTTCGTATTTATATGTGTCGCCCTCCTGCATTGTTGGCATGAATAGTTCCCAAATTCCCCCTAATCTTTTTTGCATTGGATGATGTCTTCCATCCCAAGAATTTATAT
The Prochlorococcus marinus XMU1405 genome window above contains:
- the glgB gene encoding 1,4-alpha-glucan branching protein GlgB, translated to MIETIQADWIKSEAINLENCCNDNPLKILGPHFYEEQWVIRVWMPEADEVKIKFKNNTYKAESINHKWLFEAILPENPNYNYEINISRGGITHTQHDPWSFREEWMGEVDRHLFAEGNHHHVWEKMGAHLIEEKNQKGVMFCIWAPNAKSISIIGDINSWDGRHHPMQKRLGGIWELFMPTMQEGDTYKYEIRTQQGHIYEKADPYGFLHEIRPQNGSIVSKLKNFNWNDSSWISNRDSSSQINKPISVYEMHLGSWLHESTDNKYLEDNGKPRAPVPAADLKPGTRLLTYPELTEKLIPYVKERGFTHIELMPISEHPFDGSWGYQVTGWYAPTSRFGTPNEFREFVNKCHEEGLGVILDWVPGHFPKDKHGLAFFDGCHLYEHGDSRIGEHKEWGTLIFNYSRNEVRNFLVANLVYWFEEFHIDGIRVDAVASMLYRDYLRPDGEWIPNENGGNENIEAVKFLQQANHVLFQHFPGALSIAEESTTWPMVTKPTDMGGLGFNLKWNMGWMHDMLDYFEIDPWFRQFHQNSVTFSITYNYTENFMLALSHDEVVHGKSHLLHKMPGDDWKKYANTRALLTYMWTHPGKKTIFMGMEFGQRQEWNVWDDLQWELLEFEPHKGIRNLVDDLNALYKNEPALWKNDFDPYGFQWIDCNDKSNSVISFMRRENDTNEWLVVIANFTPNTHESYKVGVPLEGYYKEIFNSDGSRYGGSNKGNMGGKETINYNIHDYQNALELALPPLSVSIFKHQSKK
- the hemE gene encoding uroporphyrinogen decarboxylase produces the protein MGQNLPLLLSAALGKKVNRPPVWMMRQAGRYMKIYRDLRERYPSFRERSENPELSYEISMQPFHAFKPDGVILFSDILTPLPGMGINFEIIESKGPIIEDPIRTLNQIENLKELNPSESLSFVGQVLSSLKKDVNNEATVLGFVGAPWTLAAYVVEGKSSKNYSLIKSMAFNEPDLLHKLLDHFAKSIGEYLKYQIKSGAQVVQIFDSWAGQLSPKDYDIFAGPYQKKVVEIVKADYPETPIILYISGSAGVIERMAKTGVDIISLDWTVDIEEACKRIPSGIGIQGNVDPGILFGNKESIKERIDNTFNKIKDRKYILNLGHGILPGTPEDNAQTFFEHGKKLTY
- a CDS encoding YkvA family protein — translated: MKENYKTQEKIYDAEVLESSTFDENIIIKILIKAGRTIAKPALEVLEMALDPYTPAQVRVSLMAALAYLIMPFDLFPDFMPLVGFSDDFVALTAVLSIWSKYMTPSIRARAENKLNKLFPFY
- the petE gene encoding plastocyanin; the encoded protein is MLRSIFAGLFAIVLTLGIGISSVSAKTVEVKLGTDAGMLAFEPSTVTISAGDTVKFVNNKLAPHNAVFDGHEELSHADLAFAPGESWEETFDTAGTYDYYCEPHRGAGMVGKVIVE
- a CDS encoding NAD-dependent epimerase/dehydratase family protein, which translates into the protein MGYKNLLITGANGCVGQYLVDWFLKNTKFRLYLMVRDKSKLPISVQENKKVKLMVCDIRESNRYKNEISQINYLIHTATAWGDPKRAYEVNIKAFEELLEMLDIEKLEKIIYFSTASILDTQTKLMRESLIYGTEYIQTKYECFYRLRESSFAEKTFAVFPTLVFGGNLGKKSKYPVSYLTSGLKEIGKWLWLARFLKLDSKFHFIHANDIAQICGFLIKNHKKEQYKGFRKFVLGQKFISIDDAIITLLKKHNMRRFFAIPLTKKILKILLRILPIQTTPWDSFSIKKYDFNHVPITNPETFKLKSYAKSLNDILRLSKLPSCNNN
- a CDS encoding sigma-70 family RNA polymerase sigma factor, which codes for MSSLSDFLGEIGRHQLLTPERELTMGRKVQEMVVLVNRCQEAGGKGPACEYSEAERKKIKIGEKAKNEMITANLRLVVNLAKRYQGKGLELLDLIQEGTLGLTRAVEKYDPSRGHRFSTYAYWWIRQGLNRALSTQSRTIRIPVNINEKLTKLRSAKSKLMQLKGIPPTSDELAEEMKITKEEIEELLSCELRSITVSLQGTVKSKSDPSELVDILPSDQTPPMELAELAERTASAWKLLDKANLTEKERKIVSLRFGLDGSNEWRTLAEVARHMSCSREYCRQVVQRALRKLRKAGIQNGLVDSIS
- a CDS encoding 6-carboxytetrahydropterin synthase, which produces MYIHSLKFSCSKSYEDFPCSHRQWRHEGHCRFVHGYSRSFTFWFTAKKLDLNGFVVDFSSLKPLENRLKEQFDHTFLINKDDPLLNYWEKLHDLDALDLRIMDNVGMEFTSELIWRWANEYLQDKDKGRTCCWKTESKENKSNKASYEEIPDWFKS
- the hisIE gene encoding bifunctional phosphoribosyl-AMP cyclohydrolase/phosphoribosyl-ATP diphosphatase HisIE, which encodes MTYSTNFSIEDLRFDNYGLIPAIAQDWLDGSILMLAWMNKESLTITLETKNVHYWSRSRSEIWRKGATSGSTQILKEIRFDCDNDALILLIEQNGSGACHTGEKSCFFNEIKINQSDKKEKKTTPFSNICSELFNTINERSINPSKKSYTNHLLTKGSNTILKKIGEESAEFIMACKDKDKNSISNEAADLIYHLQVALMHKGVEWRDVLAVLESRRKN